In Hydra vulgaris chromosome 06, alternate assembly HydraT2T_AEP, a genomic segment contains:
- the LOC136081501 gene encoding piggyBac transposable element-derived protein 4-like produces the protein MESKKQLDFFRLFVKEELINTMVVETNPYATQEINKQLPLRRILRFNDWKSINSEDMRQFLGVLLNIGWVKMSSLEHYWSKNSLYRVPLFSRIMPRNKFQLMLRFWHFINNEDSGGGRLCKIIGLLDHLNKYNG, from the coding sequence ATGGAGAGCAAGAAACAATTAGATTTCTTTAGACTTTTTGTTAAAGAAGAGCTCATAAATACTATGGTAGTTGAAACTAATCCCTACGCAACGCAAGAAATAAATAAGCAGCTTCCCCTCAGAAGAATCTTACGTTTTAATGATTGGAAATCAATAAATTCAGAAGATATGCGGCAGTTTCTTGGAGTTCTTCTTAATATAGGGTGGGTCAAAATGTCATCTTTAGAACACTATTGGTCTAAGAACAGTCTCTATAGAGTTCCCTTATTTTCTAGAATAATGCCACGAAACAAATTCCAACTAATGTTACGGTTTTGGCATTTTATCAACAATGAAGATTCAGGTGGTGGACGCTTGTGTAAAATTATTGGACTTCTCGATCACTTAAATAAGTACAATGGATAA